In one Mycobacterium heckeshornense genomic region, the following are encoded:
- a CDS encoding MlaD family protein — translation MLRGSQKRQDSILTLVGTAVLLCVVLAMLAVVIEPFSGPPPDRISVAIDTPFVGQGVEAGTAVVLHGVEVGKVTSVALSPGGGVRLAIGLQRGPVAGLTDKMNIDFRPINYFGVPGVNIIPAPGGQAVRDGTEISVMPRGNFTLSALLSQLGNVSAAALTPQLISVLDRVTRYTDGLNPLLETLVTTTKAVADVQNVSTATLLANAAPISAAYPGFANATVNLAARVSDNDYYPEPGDPSGRYPTIPPPSSPAASGRKLTPPYKEFSKTKDVASISDKEFQNTYLRFLELASGGLFLAVGTVVKSHSDDLLPLVNGIKQLSDPVPSLLRPADLARTLAELRSRFEKLFGGNGEQRALQVRILLDSLPGVAAPLGVQSVPPDAEGGPRR, via the coding sequence ATGTTACGAGGATCGCAAAAGCGTCAGGACTCGATACTGACGCTCGTCGGCACCGCGGTGCTGCTCTGCGTGGTGCTCGCGATGCTTGCTGTAGTGATTGAGCCGTTCAGCGGTCCACCACCTGATCGGATTTCCGTCGCGATCGATACCCCGTTCGTCGGTCAGGGCGTCGAGGCGGGAACCGCGGTCGTCCTCCATGGGGTCGAGGTTGGCAAGGTCACCAGCGTGGCTCTGTCGCCAGGCGGTGGTGTCCGACTCGCCATCGGCCTGCAGAGGGGGCCGGTAGCCGGCCTCACCGACAAGATGAACATCGATTTTCGCCCGATCAATTATTTCGGTGTTCCCGGCGTGAATATTATCCCTGCTCCCGGCGGCCAAGCAGTCCGCGACGGGACGGAGATCAGCGTGATGCCGAGGGGAAATTTCACACTCTCGGCGCTGTTGTCCCAGCTCGGCAATGTGTCTGCCGCCGCGCTGACTCCTCAGCTGATCTCGGTCCTCGATCGGGTCACTCGATACACCGACGGACTCAACCCGCTGCTCGAAACCCTGGTGACCACCACGAAAGCAGTCGCCGACGTGCAGAACGTCTCGACGGCGACACTGTTGGCTAATGCCGCACCCATCAGCGCGGCATACCCGGGGTTTGCTAACGCGACGGTCAATCTTGCCGCGCGCGTATCCGACAACGACTATTACCCGGAGCCGGGCGACCCAAGTGGCCGTTACCCCACGATCCCGCCACCGTCATCGCCGGCAGCGTCCGGCAGAAAACTGACACCCCCATACAAGGAATTCTCCAAGACGAAAGATGTCGCTTCCATCAGCGACAAAGAGTTTCAAAACACCTACTTGCGATTCCTCGAACTTGCCTCGGGCGGCCTGTTTCTCGCTGTCGGCACGGTGGTGAAGAGTCATTCCGATGACCTGCTACCTCTGGTCAACGGGATTAAACAACTGTCTGACCCGGTGCCTTCTCTGCTGAGGCCTGCTGACCTCGCCCGGACATTGGCGGAGCTGCGTTCTCGGTTTGAGAAACTGTTCGGAGGCAACGGTGAACAGCGCGCCCTACAAGTTCGAATTCTCTTGGACAGCCTCCCCGGTGTTGCGGCACCGCTGGGAGTGCAGAGCGTGCCCCCCGATGCGGAGGGTGGGCCGCGGCGATGA
- a CDS encoding MlaD family protein — MKPKAAVWRLAIAVAITIVVLIAIRNVITHPVATDTRTYTADFTDASGLQTDADIRVRGVRVGKVKSVKLLRRGKQNIAAVTFTLDKRYGVVSVTRLAIKFQALTGVRYVDVSNPAEGYSAADLVRQLPTTMTQPSFDVTALFNGLQPVLATLSPEEINTFTANAASFLSGDETGLAPLLDSLRKLTQFVSDRQQVVATLIHNLAELADAINGTSKQFIHLLELAQQPVDAALTVLDEFRKDLLYGNEFFNPVVRLLHNAGLRNGVNIDEAFDRAFSNLDNFFDAFKLLPVINENIPPPGQAGTPEPCTRGRFQLPETMDVLLNGRRVVLCNH; from the coding sequence ATGAAGCCGAAAGCCGCAGTGTGGCGCCTCGCGATCGCCGTTGCCATCACCATCGTGGTGCTCATCGCGATCCGTAACGTCATCACCCACCCCGTGGCGACGGACACTCGCACCTACACGGCAGATTTCACTGACGCATCCGGACTGCAAACCGACGCCGACATACGCGTCCGCGGAGTTCGCGTCGGTAAAGTCAAGTCGGTCAAACTCTTACGACGCGGCAAGCAAAACATCGCCGCCGTCACCTTCACCCTCGACAAGCGATACGGTGTCGTGTCCGTCACCAGGCTTGCCATCAAATTCCAAGCTCTCACGGGCGTGCGCTATGTGGATGTGTCCAACCCGGCTGAGGGCTACTCGGCGGCCGATCTGGTCAGACAACTGCCCACGACGATGACGCAGCCGTCCTTCGACGTCACAGCTCTGTTCAACGGGCTGCAACCGGTGCTCGCCACATTGAGTCCAGAAGAGATCAACACCTTCACAGCGAATGCCGCATCCTTCTTGTCCGGCGACGAGACCGGTCTGGCGCCGCTGCTGGACAGCCTGCGAAAGCTCACCCAATTCGTGTCGGACCGGCAGCAAGTCGTGGCGACACTAATACACAACCTTGCAGAGCTTGCCGACGCCATCAACGGCACATCGAAACAATTCATCCACCTACTCGAATTGGCGCAACAGCCGGTCGACGCTGCCCTTACGGTGCTCGACGAGTTTCGAAAAGATTTACTGTATGGAAACGAATTTTTCAATCCTGTTGTGCGATTGTTGCATAATGCCGGACTTCGGAATGGAGTCAATATCGATGAGGCGTTCGACCGCGCCTTCAGCAATCTCGACAATTTCTTCGACGCCTTCAAATTATTGCCGGTAATCAACGAGAATATTCCGCCGCCGGGGCAAGCCGGCACGCCCGAGCCGTGCACTCGGGGTCGCTTTCAGCTACCTGAGACAATGGATGTACTTTTGAATGGCAGAAGGGTCGTCCTATGCAACCACTGA
- a CDS encoding MlaD family protein — translation MQPLKLRSLLRNPVSWGAGGIAFATVVALVLGYIHYNPPGQGKIVTFYTDDAAQIRQGDDVRMAGITVGKVKDIALESKRVRVRARIDDDAFIGDQSQVDVRMLTVVGGYYVNINSIGDRPLGAEPIPSERVKLPYILTDALEDSMKITANVATKPINESLNAIQQGLKGTNVEALAAIVDAGNSIMSTIDRQRGEVTKILNVSNEYIRALKNYRGELVQLIRKIAIVTQTLILYGKGLEELSNGLGETTLALKPVGDFYATHRVEFIEKVRQYMHRTRLFVERSGVTVRLLQRLQNLFDRVLNGQDANPGLLATDLCIPMPGSAC, via the coding sequence ATGCAACCACTGAAATTGCGCTCACTGCTGCGAAACCCGGTCAGCTGGGGTGCTGGTGGGATCGCGTTCGCGACGGTAGTGGCCCTCGTGCTGGGCTATATCCATTATAACCCTCCCGGCCAGGGAAAAATCGTCACCTTTTACACCGATGACGCAGCGCAGATCAGGCAAGGAGATGATGTGCGGATGGCCGGGATCACGGTGGGTAAGGTGAAAGACATTGCGTTGGAGTCGAAACGGGTGCGAGTGCGGGCGCGCATCGATGACGACGCATTCATCGGTGACCAGTCACAAGTAGATGTGCGCATGCTCACCGTGGTCGGCGGCTACTACGTAAACATCAATTCTATTGGCGACCGGCCACTGGGCGCCGAACCTATTCCGTCGGAACGCGTCAAACTGCCGTACATCTTGACCGATGCTCTTGAAGATTCGATGAAGATCACCGCCAATGTCGCCACGAAACCGATCAATGAATCGCTCAACGCAATACAGCAGGGACTCAAGGGCACGAACGTGGAGGCGCTTGCCGCGATAGTTGATGCCGGAAATTCCATTATGTCGACGATAGACAGACAACGCGGAGAGGTGACCAAGATCTTAAACGTCTCCAACGAATACATCCGGGCCCTCAAAAATTATCGCGGGGAACTCGTCCAGCTGATCCGCAAGATCGCGATTGTGACCCAGACACTCATCCTGTACGGCAAGGGGCTCGAGGAGTTAAGCAACGGGTTGGGCGAGACCACGCTGGCACTCAAACCGGTTGGGGATTTTTACGCCACCCACCGTGTGGAGTTCATCGAGAAGGTCCGCCAGTATATGCACAGGACACGATTGTTTGTAGAACGCAGTGGTGTCACCGTCCGCCTGCTGCAGCGGCTGCAGAACTTGTTCGACAGAGTCCTCAACGGCCAGGACGCCAACCCAGGACTGCTGGCCACCGACCTATGTATCCCCATGCCAGGGAGCGCGTGCTGA
- a CDS encoding MCE family protein codes for MAAPRRHRITWAAAVSLVAATIVALCGSCAPPILRQHPEYCAIMPDTVGLYVGNPVTQMGVRVGKVTAITPETLNVRVDFTAGERPLPADVKAVIRSPSILADRSLELVGNYDSGPQLHAGGCIPLSRSFTPKSLTRVIGSATDFINAINPHGSTNVGDVVNGIDQSIHGQGPGISKLLTSTSAALDSPDQAIGDIGAITKNLAVLTSSLRAIEPTLKQVLTETEEIAPEAVNTALGTTKTLEGLQMLIPLAGDLERELGGELQQTLDVVSVVTRKLAGRAPFYASTLNIAPRLINGVANFVQTRGTSGFAAFNIKYRPPLYRVRTPNGAFVCGYMNAAMPGSCVNVAGTPYAVDVALLQYVLMLANR; via the coding sequence ATGGCCGCGCCACGTAGGCACCGAATCACCTGGGCGGCCGCGGTCTCACTGGTCGCCGCGACCATCGTTGCCCTGTGCGGATCGTGCGCGCCACCCATCCTGCGGCAGCACCCCGAATACTGCGCGATCATGCCCGACACCGTCGGTTTATATGTCGGCAACCCGGTCACCCAAATGGGTGTCCGGGTCGGCAAGGTCACCGCCATCACCCCCGAGACCCTCAACGTCCGGGTGGATTTCACAGCGGGTGAGCGTCCGCTGCCCGCTGACGTCAAGGCTGTCATCAGGTCGCCGTCGATCCTCGCCGACCGATCGTTGGAACTGGTTGGCAACTACGACTCAGGTCCCCAACTGCACGCCGGCGGTTGCATTCCCCTCAGCCGATCCTTCACCCCGAAGAGCTTGACCCGGGTCATCGGTTCGGCGACGGATTTCATCAACGCGATCAACCCCCACGGGTCGACGAATGTCGGTGATGTCGTCAACGGGATCGATCAGTCAATTCACGGCCAGGGGCCCGGTATCAGCAAATTGCTGACCTCGACCTCGGCTGCGCTTGATTCTCCCGATCAAGCGATCGGCGACATCGGCGCTATCACGAAAAACCTCGCTGTTCTGACTTCTTCGCTGCGAGCGATCGAGCCGACGCTCAAGCAGGTGCTGACAGAGACTGAAGAGATCGCGCCCGAAGCAGTTAACACCGCACTGGGAACGACCAAGACCCTCGAGGGCCTTCAGATGCTCATCCCCTTGGCCGGAGATTTAGAACGTGAACTCGGTGGGGAACTCCAGCAAACCCTTGACGTGGTGTCTGTCGTCACGCGGAAGCTCGCCGGGCGCGCACCGTTCTACGCGAGCACCCTCAACATCGCGCCTCGCTTGATCAACGGCGTCGCCAACTTCGTACAAACCCGCGGGACCTCTGGCTTCGCGGCGTTCAATATCAAATACCGCCCGCCGCTTTACCGCGTCCGTACGCCGAATGGAGCGTTTGTATGTGGATACATGAACGCAGCAATGCCCGGCAGCTGTGTGAACGTCGCCGGAACGCCGTATGCGGTCGACGTCGCCCTCCTTCAGTACGTTCTGATGCTGGCGAACCGCTGA
- a CDS encoding MlaD family protein, whose protein sequence is MIDVNSLPQPGKSYRDGYDIVLAFDNVLNLPLRAKVVLDGVAVGVVTDVALKSEEVDVTARIGSGTVVPSNTKASLQQATVLSDIYVALERPHTGGPPAPALGPGGMIPRAQTMSPPPLEDTIASLANFVSSGSIQRIQNTVIRLNRLTPRSGEVRRLTSRVVNDLTDLSDNIDRVDQLLNGVSGTAQVLNARIPQLRDYLSPRGQLAIARSVHFYRYLATLLPGVGSIALGGYWLVPLLNSLGNTFAALFQRSKIAFEEEIPKYRKLFTNFFLPEDKYPAINITSIVGPDGRELSGNVQNVLRILGAMP, encoded by the coding sequence ATGATTGACGTCAACTCACTGCCGCAGCCAGGCAAGTCCTATCGCGACGGGTACGACATCGTCCTCGCGTTCGATAACGTGCTCAACCTGCCGTTGCGGGCGAAAGTGGTGCTGGACGGCGTGGCCGTCGGAGTGGTCACCGATGTTGCTCTCAAGAGTGAGGAGGTTGATGTCACCGCGCGCATCGGTTCCGGCACTGTGGTGCCGTCGAACACCAAGGCGTCGCTGCAGCAAGCCACCGTGCTAAGTGACATTTACGTCGCCCTGGAGCGTCCCCACACTGGCGGTCCGCCGGCACCCGCACTGGGTCCGGGCGGAATGATCCCCCGAGCCCAAACGATGTCACCACCCCCGCTGGAAGACACCATCGCTAGCCTGGCGAATTTCGTGTCGAGTGGGTCCATACAGCGCATCCAGAACACGGTGATCCGCCTCAATCGCCTGACACCGCGATCCGGTGAAGTACGCAGGCTCACGTCCCGGGTCGTCAACGACCTCACGGACCTGTCCGACAACATCGATCGGGTCGACCAACTCCTTAACGGCGTGTCCGGAACGGCTCAGGTCTTAAATGCCCGAATTCCGCAATTGCGGGACTACTTGTCGCCCAGGGGGCAGCTGGCCATCGCACGCAGTGTGCATTTCTACCGGTATTTAGCCACTCTTCTACCCGGGGTCGGCAGCATCGCCCTCGGCGGATATTGGCTTGTTCCTTTACTTAATTCGCTGGGCAATACCTTCGCCGCGCTTTTTCAGCGTTCCAAAATCGCCTTCGAAGAGGAGATACCGAAGTACCGAAAACTATTCACTAATTTCTTCCTACCAGAAGACAAGTATCCCGCGATCAACATCACCTCGATAGTCGGGCCTGATGGGCGCGAACTGTCGGGCAATGTGCAAAACGTGTTACGGATCCTCGGGGCGATGCCATGA
- a CDS encoding MlaD family protein: MRARDVISFAAFTAIIVFVLGYFAALGIRVKPPSGRTNLSMEVADINGLEVGSNVLLRGVPIGKVTKIGTTIQAATIDFYIEGRYQIPLDSQIRLENLSALGESYISLTPHSAGGPMLHDGQRIAAKAVTTPPSISDLTTSVVRVLNQLNPPALKRIVAEANAALPDPVAVLPNISRASTLLRNTIADFRGSGRAVLDNIQTLLKHAEYVAPVLTGLTPRVTELGVWVQDIDKQAVNFVYGDGVSNVANLNKLVRRIQLFLDDRGPDLKVLGEAFLPKLNAIAAALSNFDTAQILDRVLAAVPPDGIMTLRVVP; encoded by the coding sequence ATGAGGGCGCGAGACGTCATATCGTTTGCCGCATTTACCGCCATCATCGTGTTTGTCCTTGGCTACTTTGCAGCACTCGGAATCCGAGTCAAACCGCCTTCCGGGCGCACCAACCTGTCCATGGAGGTCGCCGACATCAATGGTCTCGAAGTCGGATCCAACGTGCTGCTGCGCGGGGTGCCGATCGGCAAAGTCACCAAAATCGGCACAACCATCCAGGCCGCAACCATCGACTTTTACATTGAGGGCCGCTACCAAATTCCGCTCGACAGTCAAATACGGCTCGAGAATCTCTCGGCGCTCGGGGAGTCCTACATCAGTCTGACACCGCACAGTGCCGGCGGACCGATGCTGCACGACGGACAGCGCATCGCGGCCAAAGCGGTCACCACGCCCCCGTCGATTTCCGACCTGACCACCAGCGTCGTCCGAGTTCTCAACCAGCTCAATCCACCGGCACTCAAACGCATTGTCGCCGAGGCCAACGCCGCACTGCCGGACCCAGTCGCGGTCCTGCCCAACATATCGCGTGCCAGCACCCTATTGAGAAACACCATCGCGGACTTCCGTGGCAGCGGGCGTGCAGTGCTCGACAATATTCAGACACTGCTAAAACACGCCGAATACGTCGCCCCTGTCTTAACCGGACTGACGCCCCGCGTCACGGAATTGGGTGTGTGGGTTCAAGATATCGACAAGCAAGCAGTGAACTTCGTCTACGGAGATGGGGTATCTAATGTTGCCAACCTCAACAAACTCGTCAGACGAATTCAACTGTTCCTGGACGATCGAGGCCCGGACCTCAAAGTGCTGGGTGAGGCGTTCCTGCCGAAGCTGAACGCGATCGCCGCCGCGCTGTCAAACTTCGACACCGCTCAGATCTTGGACCGCGTGCTGGCAGCGGTGCCACCCGACGGAATCATGACGCTTCGCGTCGTGCCTTAG